The genomic stretch AGTTGGTAATAATTTGtgatttccaatttttttttttaccgtTTAATTTTTTGATGGTGATTTTAGTAGCCTAAGATTTAGTCGGATTTCTAATTACTTGCTTttcataaaatgaaaaataaaaataaataatattagttatagatataatttaaaatagtgatattttaaattaaaaaaattatgtatttcTAAGAGTTGATTCATTTTAAGATATAGGAAATAGTAATTAATAATTATACACTGAGGGAGTACATTATAAGTCACTTCTAGTTCTAAGTGCTCACACTTTAGATTTTGAATATGCTACAAAACGACATATAGTAGTTTGTAATTATAACCAAACACCAAGGGTATTTTCCCAACCTCCCTTCTATAAATCATCAATCTCCCCCCACTATACAAAACCCCTCACAAACTtgcttctctctctctttttacTCCAGCATTGCAACTTGgtcaaacaacaaaacaacaacagcaCTGTAGAAGCAGCGAAAATAGCAACCTCAACAACGTACACAATCCTCAACAAACAAAAAATGTCTGCAAAATGCAGTAAAATCCGCCACATTGTACGCCTCCGCCAGATGCTACGCCGCTGGCGAAACAAAGCACGCATGTCATCCGCCAACCGTGCACCGTCGGATGTACCCGCGGGACACGTGGCAGTCTGCGTCGGAACTAACTACACCAGATTCATCATGCGCGCGACGTACCTGAACCACCCCATTTTCCAGAAGCTTCTCGTTCAAGCCGAAGAAGAATACGGTTTCTCAAACCACGGTCCTCTCACCATCCCCTGCGATGAAGAATTCTTCGAAGAAGCTCTCCGGTTCATTTCCCGGTCCAACAACGGATCGAACCGGTTCGTTAATCTCGAGTTTGAAGATTTTCAAAGACGCTGCCACGTCGGAATTAGAACTAACGTCGATTTTTGGCCTGAATCTCGACCGCTCCTTCATGGTCTCAGTGACAAAAATATTTGGTAGCGgtccaaccgaaccgaaccagaCCGGTTGATATGGTTCTCACCCTTAGTCACCCGGATTCTAACTCGACCGGCATTTAAGTGAAGGTATCTGATCTCATCGTGACTCGAGTGATTAATCTCTGCAGTTGCGAATATCAAATATCAGATAAATTTAGGGTTTGATTTTTTACCCTAATTTAACTTTTTATATGGTGGTGagaattgaaaaatttgagggaTGAGAATATTTTTTGAAGCCATCTCAGTTGtattgtatttaatttaattaatgtgcATTTTTGCACAAtggaaagaaaaaagaattttACAATGCTCCGGGGAATGATATAAGGAGATGGCTAGAAGCGAGTCGTCCCGAGTTGAGATCCGAGTGAAGGAGGCGAgttgaaggtgatgatgatgaagattattATTGTTGTAAATTATTGTGTATGTAATGTAATATTTGATTCATGTTCATGAAATGACATGGAGCTGTAGAGAATATTGAATTTTTAAATCTTATTGTACTTTCTCTTTCATTATTATTGAGTATTGAATTGAATACTATTTGGGGAATCTTTTCACGACTAAAAAGATAAGAAAATTActtttcaatatttattttatgaagtgaaataaaataagttaaattaTGATGTGGAAGTTGCAATGAGAGTAGCGGTTGTGGGAGTTGTAATGATGCAATCCCACGTGAAAGTAAGAACAAAAAAAGATTTCTGCTTTCACTTGCTATCTACTTTCTCCCAAGCACCAATCCTTCCATTCCGGTTTCTCGCGGCTAAAATGGTAAAAGGTTGTAGGGGCATATTTATAAAGTTTACACCTTGAAAATAATATTCTATACTACAATTATTTTTTGATGTAAtataaagagagagaaaaataaacaaaatcttATTTGCAATGTatattagagctgtcaaaataaATAGTTGATATGGATGGTTCATATGGGTCGATTTAGAGTTTATGATAATTGATATTAGATTTGATAGGGTAAATTATAGTTTGATCTTTTGCAATTGCGATCTAGAGAAGATTTAGAATTATTTGATATCAGAACTGACTCTCGAATTAGATTAGATAGTCTGGTGAGTCGAATATTGATGGTGTAAAAAAAACACGAATTTGTGATTAATTGCTAGAAGTTACAATAATGCTAAATTGCAAAATTGGTCAAATTCTATTCATGTACCTTGGTATTTCAATTGGGTGAAATATTGGTTGATACTTGTTATGGAATTGTTCTGTGAATAGAATTAAAACATGTTATTGAAGTCGAAAAGCAAAAATGTACTCATCAAGATTTATTTGTTCCTTCTTCATGGCTCTCTTGCAATACTTATTTAAGTCTTTCTTTTAGGGGAAGTGAGTGAGTCGTAAAATGTCATGTGTCAATTGGGATGAAGTGTGTTTAGAATTTAGATAGAGAAGTAGGTGTGTAAATTTCCTATTTATAGAATGGGctcaaaaaattgaaaacaaaatgTTATGGAAAATTCTCAATACTAATAcatattttttatgcattttctgacatttcataaaaattacattttaatttttatccatattataaaagattttttttagacTCATCATAATttgtattaatataatatttattattcttttataaAGGCAATTTGGCATTAAAAATAAGTATTAGGGGTGCTCACCCTAATACAACTAAGGAAATcaagagaaacaaagaaacaactaacCTACCAACACAAACTAAACACCAACCAAGAACAACAAAATTACTTCAAACAAACTCCGGAATTGTTACACCAATCGAACCAAGAATTGTTCCTCCATTTTCTATGGAAGACATAGAATCAATTCCAAATTAAAACCTTAATAAAACTCAACACATCCAACTTAACAAGAACACTATCTTTGAAAAAAATAGAGTTTCTACAAGACCAAATGAACCAACAAAAAGCAAGAccataaaatcaaaaggaaaagaatGAATTTAAATTTTGGAGTTTAACCAACAAAGTACTCCCAAAAGACGAAGCTTCAACTCCAATCCACACATAAAAATTATTCCATATGAGATTAAAAAAAGAGCAATAACAAAACAAGTGGTACACGTCCTCATCTTCTATAAAAACAAGGGACAAACCATATTGTGAGCACCTTCAATGATTTTTCGCTTGGTCAATTCTATTCTCGTAGGCAACTTTTTAAGAATTAACCTCcaaccaaaaataataattttgctaGGAACTTTAGACTTCTATAAACAAGCTAACGCTTTTTTTAAAAGATTCCAAAATAGGCACCGAAAAACAAGATTCACTAATCCTCTTGTAGCGATCTTTAACCAAAAAACTCATATTTATGTCTCCACCAAACAGAACAATCTTCTTCATGAGGCTTAAGCTTCTCCCCATGCAAAAGCGATAACAACTCCTCTAACAACAAGGCATCATCGTCACTCAAAACCACCCCATTGAAGCCAATATCCCACACCCAAGAATCATTGAACCAAGACCCCGTCTCACCAACTTTAAGACAAACTGAAACACACTACTGGtaaaaagaaggaaagaagacTTCAGAGGATCCAAAACAATGATGTCTCTAAAAATCTAAACTCTTCCCATTTACAAACTTACACGAAATTATAGAAGAGAACCAATTAAAATGGGAGGCACTCAAAGGCGGAACTAAGGGTTGTGGTGGGCCACGACCtagccaaaaaaaaattataccatGCAAATTTACTATGTTAccctaaaataatattattatatgaaAAAATTTCATTCCATTTTAGACAGTCTTCACACAAAATTTCTCTAACGTAGTTTCTCCTAGTTTCACACATATCTAaattttatcttcttctctttGCTACTTCTTCCTTCCTTCaggtaattattatttttctttcatatatatatatatatatatattattgtttgattatttttttaaaatgtatcACTTTCCCTAAACTCTATAACTGTATTTTCCCACtttcccttaaaaataaataaagtaatagttAAAATTGTATGTTTCTGATTATTGActagtatttttatttatttatttttgagtgAGATGTTCAATTAACACAGGAGGTTAGATTTTTATATTTATACTTGTTAATAATAGTATTTTTGCATAGAATGTGAAATTGCTTAACCAAATCAAGTCGATCAAATACGGAGAGCTTATATGAGGATCATCCAAGACGGTTTCAAGAAACTTGGTTTGAAATCTTTTATTCATGGCTAGAATACCCACCTTCAAAGGATGTCGCCTATTGTTTTCCATGTTATCTTTTTAACAAAGGACCAAGTGGAAATTATGGATTTGATGCCTTTATTACTACAGGTTTTAGAGGTTGAAAAAAATGGGAGATGGAAAGAATTGTGCTTTTCTTAAGCATGTAGGGAAGGATCTTCACTCGACACATAACAATGGAAGCTTATCAAGACTAGTTAAATAAAGATGTACATATTGAGAATGTTTTCCGAAAACAAAGCTCAAGTCAAAGAAAAAAGAATCGACTATGTCTAAAGGCTTCAATTGACACTGTTCGTTGGTTGACACTTCAAACTTGTGCTTTTATGAGCCATGATGAATCTAGCGAGTCAAAAAACCAAGGTAATTTTCTTGAGTTGCTTAAACTCTTGGCATCTTATAATGATGAAGTAGCAAAAGCTGTGTTGGATAATGCTCCACAAAATGACaaatataatttacaaaaaaaatcaagaagaCTCTTGGAAATTGTCGTTAGTAGGGTTAGAAAGCATATCCATGAAGAAATTGGTGATTCCAAATTTTGTATCTGATCTTACCTGATCAGAAGGGATCGTCAGGGCCTGCAACTATGATCTTTTGTGAACTAGGggagggtgtacctgcaaggtactctgaAGCTAAAGTAAGAATGAGAGCAAGGAGAGAAAGTACAAAATAGGCGTGAAGGAGTGAATAATGAATACTTGACTCTCtaatgaaagagggtatttatagcccccaacaCTAGGCCAAAATTTCCTTATTTAGGAAACTGTCAGAATTCTACGtggtagggctgagtcagcaagtGACTCATATTCTAGATGAGCATAACGTAGGGTTCGGAGGGAGTTGTTCGAATCCCTCGTAAGTGAGTTTGACCACGTGCTCTTCGTGTAGCATGTGGGTTGAACTCATAACAGTCGAAAGGGGAGGATCGTGAACTGGGCCTAGAGCATTTTTGGGCCTGCTCGTATAGGACACGTTGATTGGGTctgctcggcccagaccagaaGAATATCCTTGTTAATGAAGCTTGTGATGAGTCAAACAAGGAACAAATGACTCTTGTTTTAAGATTTGTTGACAAATTTGGTTTAATATAAGATCGGTTTTTTGATGTGGCACTTGTGAATGACACGACAACATTAACTCTTAAGAAAAATGTATGTGATATACTTTCTCGATATAACCTTGATGTTTCAAacagatttgaagaatttatcaacTATTCAAAAATTATGTTCGCATTTGGTTTCAACTAATAGGAATAAAATTTACTTCTTTATTGAAAGACTACTTTGTCTTATCCTGACTCTTCCAGTTTCTACTGCCACAATTGAGAGATTTTTTTCGTCAATGAAAATTATCAAGACTAAGTTGCGAAACAAGATGAAATACCGATTTCTAACAAATAGCATGATTATTTACATTGAAAGGAAAATTTGTGCATGTATTAGTTTATATTCTATTATTGAGGATTTCAAGTAACTCACTAcacataaattattattttaaggtatgcaatttatttttcttgtaaCTAACTTGGTACTTAAATTTTATATGCAATATAatttttgtatttaatttaaatactCATCATACCTGCAAAAAATTAAGTCGGACTACAAGAAAGAATTATCATTTAAAATTTGACACTTTCACTTACTTAACAAAGCAAGATTGACCAAACCACAATATTTTACTAAAATTATAAGAGTTATGTTCATATATTCATATTTAATCATTTGAAATTTTATAATAAGTCAAAAATCTAACATAAAAAGTTCATGAGTTCACAAAttaataaattatgaaaaatgtagtgttaaatttataaaattaaagtgATTACATTAATTGAATTTTTTCTTTACTCTTTAaagaaaaaattagaaaataaataatgaattatgaataaaaaatgaacaataatttaaaaattatttttgttttttatatttatattaacctAACAGTCTAATCAGCTCTGCCCAGCTAATAGtagtaaattttaaattttaactctTTCTATAACATCAAATTACACAAATCAAATTAATGGATCCAACCCAATTTTTCATCCCTAATTATATCACATTTTTCATCCAAACTACCAAATATATTAAACGAATAATTCATTGTAAAACATTGAAggaaagtaaataaaaaaattaaaatagaaaaattaaaattatcaagCCAAAATAGGGTGGTAAATGATAGCGTTTATTACATATcttaatagtataaaataattttataatgtcgtgtaataataaatcaataataactatacaaaaatataaaattaattgtattaattgatagtataaaattattttatatgatAGAATGCAtcttttgttttctcttaatgaTAACCAACCAAAATCATCCTTTGACCCCATAATGGGCTTGCATACCCACGATTGCCGTTCCAACTCATAACCCATTCTTGGAATCCTCTTTTGTTTATATCATTGGACTAGGctgtcattaatttttttttttatatatataaagtatCTTTACAATTTTTATGATAATGTATAATTCTTTTGTTTTGACTtaattttcataattatttttaatatttaatcacTAATGAAGGTCTTATAACATCatcaaatattttaaagtttctTTTTCCAACGAGTGAGTGCTCATTTACGTGTTATTTTTTATCTATAAAAATGTCTCACATCGTTGCTTCTATAGCATGCACGTGCTTGCTATATATagtaaatatttaattgttttggGTATATGTTCTTttagctgttttttttttatttaaaaatattaaactcATGTATAGTTCATGTAGAATAGATTAACCAATTTCACATTTGAActcaatatttttatcataaaatttgttatattcaattattaaattACAATTGGTATTTAAAAAACACAACAAAATTGCAACTAGTAATAGTTTTCCTTATCATAGTTTAGTTAATAAACGTTTCTATTACTTGGAACTTGGAACTTGCAAATAGCTCTAAAAACATATGCAAATGACCCAACTCAATGGGCATAACACCCTTATTCTATGGTCCATAATCCATTGTTTCCCTTTTCCTGTAAAAATACTATTTCAATGATTGGAATGATTAGAGTTCCATAACTTTGTAGATTAAAtagataatataattaaatcccaacatgtattttaattattaaagaaAGTACTTGATTTGTTTGTTGACtgatttttttttaccttttttttttttttatttctttcaaaTAGAAACTAGTAATTGGAAAAAAGAAATATTATGTGACATACTATGATATAACATAGGTGTCCACCATGCATGTTCGAAGTATTGTGTTCATTCATattcctttgacaaaatatgtgaCTCAACCAGGAGAATAAAAATGTCACTCTCATAAATAGCCTTTAAGCTTAAGGTATGTCACAAGATTTGAAAGAACAGTTTGTATGGATTTGGACACTTGATTTATGGTACAAGAGAAATCTTATATGGACCGGAACTAATAAGAAACATAGGTAGTGAAAGTGGAAATCATTGTCACTTATTTTTCATGTGAAACAAGAGATAGAAAAGTAGCACAAGACCAATTGACTAGGTAACATTTTTTGGCAGTAGAAAGCTTGAAATAGTCCCATCATTTAGAACATGGAATAGGTGGTGGTGACCCAAATTAAGTCAGCATTCCAATTTCTACTCATGCTACAAGGTACACTTAAGTGCCTATGAATAAGACATTCTATAAAGTGAATATCTAGAGTATGTATAGGATTCACCAAAATAAAAATCTAGAGAGAGTATATATATAGTGAAAATGGATATACCCTAGTAGTAAAATGTGACTTTGTGGATATACCCTAGTAGTAAAATGTGGCTTTGTGTAACATGCACAAGTTAGACGTGTCTTTCACCGTGAACAAGTCAGTTAATAGTGTTAAGGTTTAGAAATTTGATAATCTATGGGCCAACTTCAGTATTGCATTTAGTTATTGAATATGGTTCATAGACATAGAAGAGGGGTAAGTGTCTTTGTTATTCTATCTCTTTAAATAAGATGAAGATTTAGAACCAATTCTTGGTTGAAAGGAAGAAGGTCGTCTTAGAGGATCTAGTAAAATTTGATGAACACAAAAAAAGTTAAAGGATGATCAGGTGGTTCTTCACGAGAAAAAATGCCAACTTAAGAATGCTAAGAATGGGGTTAAACTAGAAACAACAGACATAGACCATGAGAAAAATGTTGTTGAAGGTCGGGTAGAACTTAGACTAATGTCATGGCGTTTGTATCAAATTCATGTTCCTTTTAATAACCTTTGATTTGTTTTGTGGTTGGGTTGAGAAGTATCCTCCCGGACCCAAAATGTAATTATGAACATTTGAGGGAGTTGTCTCGATCTAGTGGACTCCCATGCCATCTTCAGAAGATTTTCAAGCTTCATTTGTTCCTCCATTGGATATAACGTGCCTCTCATGTTTTGTCTTAGTTGGGTCCGAGGGGCGCCTTTGTTGTGCGTCATGTTCTATGCAGAAagaattttttgaagaaaaaaaacaatacttTCGTTATTGTTTAAAAACCAATTCATCCATAGGCTCGTAGCCATTACATTTTACTATAAAACCTTTTCAACTTAAATGTGTTCAAGTCCTTGGTACTACATCTCTAGTTAGATTTTCTTGCATGTACGCCCTTCGCCTAGTGTTGGTCACAACTCGATAGGTCCCTCTGAATTAGGAGCCAACTTTCTAGATGTTGCGCTCTTCTTTCCTTCGCTAGTCCTTATTAAGACTAAGTCTTCAAGGCCAAAAACTCTTGTTGGAATAACTACTTCTTGTACTTCAACGTCATTCTTTTCTTGATAATCTCCTCGCTCATTATGGTCTAATTATGGCATTCTTCAAGGAGGTATAACTATTCTCTACATCTTTCTTCATTCTGCTTCCTAGATTATAGATGCATGATCCTTCAACTTAACTCTCCTATTTTGATCAGTTACCGTAACAAATTACATAGGGTTAGTGTCTTGATTAGTGTTTGATTAATGATTAGTGACTCACATTTAGGAAGAATGAAACCCTCCAAGTAAGAAAACAAGAAGCAGTATGAGGGATCCACCAGTGTTGGCTATGCTCATTGTCCTAAACATCCCAGCTGCCCTTTGTTGAACAAGAAATACCAACAACAAATGCTTGAAGAACCAACAATGTTTTATTAGTATTATGAATACATCAGACAATACTCATGTTATATAGTACCAACTTACTCATGTTCTAAGTTCATAAACCAACTTCAAGTCCTAAA from Vicia villosa cultivar HV-30 ecotype Madison, WI linkage group LG4, Vvil1.0, whole genome shotgun sequence encodes the following:
- the LOC131594208 gene encoding indole-3-acetic acid-induced protein ARG7-like; this translates as MSAKCSKIRHIVRLRQMLRRWRNKARMSSANRAPSDVPAGHVAVCVGTNYTRFIMRATYLNHPIFQKLLVQAEEEYGFSNHGPLTIPCDEEFFEEALRFISRSNNGSNRFVNLEFEDFQRRCHVGIRTNVDFWPESRPLLHGLSDKNIW